In Deltaproteobacteria bacterium, the genomic window TGACCGGCCCCCTGGCCCTGGCACAGGCCGAACTTTCCTTCGACCACCAAACCGGTTTTTTCCTGCCGCGGAAGCTGCCGGAGGGACTCTTTGCCGCGGGGCGTCTTTTGGGATTGAACGATCCCCTGGCAATCGAAGCGTCAGGCAGGGCGGCCGGACTCGCGGCAGCATCATCCTGCGGCAGGGATACTGAGGCCGCATTGACCGCTGCACGGGAAACGATGGAAAACCTTCCCGCAGCGGACCGGGGCTGCCGGCTTGTCATGGCTCCCGTAAAGGGGCGCAAGGCTTTCATCTGCTTCGATGAGGACACGACCGTCAAAAACATCAAGCAGGCCCTCGCCATGGGCTTCGATGCCACCGAACTGATCAAACGCTTTACGGCCGCAGGCACCGGCCCCGGTCAGAGCGGCATCCCCGGCCACAACCTGCCGCTGCTGGTCGCCCAGTACCATGCCGGCCACGGCGCCGTCACCCGGCCAACGACCATGCGGGCGCCCCTGGCCCCGACGCTGATGGCCACGTACGCCGGGACCAATCACGATATGAGCAAACGCACCCCCATGCACGCAGACCAGGAAAGGGACGGCGGCATTATGCGCAGGGTCGGCGTGTGGAACCGGGCCAGGTACTTTTCCGACGATTTTTCCTGCCGGCAGGAAGTCGAAAATGTCCGCACCAATGTCGGTATGTTGGACGCCACCACGCTGGGGAAATTCCGGATTTTCGGCCCGGACGCCCTCAAGGCGCTGCAGCGGGTCTACGTCGGCGACATGTCCAAAATCGCCCCCGGCAAAATCAAGTACTCCGCCATGTGCAACCAGGACGGCTGCATCATCGATGACGGTGTGGTCGTCAAAACGGGAGAGAACGATTACTACCTTACGACCTCCACCGCCAGGGCAGGCGACACCGTGGCATGGTTCCGCTACCACACCCGCTACGACGGTTGGGATTTCAACCTGGTGAACCTCACCGACGCATTCGGCGTCATCAACCTCGCCGGCCCGAAGGCCCGGGAGGTCCTGTCGGCCATAACCGACGCCGACATTTCCAATGACGCCTTCCCGTTCGCCGCCTACCGTGAATTGGAGGTGCTGGAAGGCATCCCGGTGCGGGCCATGCGGCTCGGCTTTGTGGGCGAACTTTCATACGAACTGCACATTCCGAGTTCTTGGATGCAGGCCGTGTGGCGCGCCCTGGCCGAGGCCGGCAAGCCCCTCGGCATCGCCAACTTCGGATTGGAGGCCCAGAATATTCTCAGAATGGAGAAGGGGCACCTGATCATCGGTTCGGAGTCCGATCAGCGCACCACCCTGCACGACGTCGGACTCGGTTTCCTCTGGGACCGGGGCAAACCGGCTGCGGAAACCGTCGGCGCCGTGGCCCTGCAGCAGACAGAGAACCAGAAGAAACGCCTGAAGCTCACCGGTTTCAAAATGAAAGACACAGCGACCCCGCCCAAGGACGGCTCCATCATCGTCGACGAGCGCATTCGCGGGCATGTCTGCATCGCACGCTACAGTCATACGCTGAAAGAAGTCGTCGGTATGGCCCTGGTGGAAGACCCTTTGAATGCCGCCGGAACCGAGATTTCCATCTACGAAGACGAGTGCCAGGGGCAGTTGATCAGTGCAACCGTGATGCCGATGCCCTTTTACGACCCGGAGGGGGTGAGGTTGCGAAGCTGAAGCTCGGGAGCTGCCATTGGGCAGGTTACCAGGCAGATTGT contains:
- a CDS encoding aminomethyltransferase family protein, with translation MAPVKGRKAFICFDEDTTVKNIKQALAMGFDATELIKRFTAAGTGPGQSGIPGHNLPLLVAQYHAGHGAVTRPTTMRAPLAPTLMATYAGTNHDMSKRTPMHADQERDGGIMRRVGVWNRARYFSDDFSCRQEVENVRTNVGMLDATTLGKFRIFGPDALKALQRVYVGDMSKIAPGKIKYSAMCNQDGCIIDDGVVVKTGENDYYLTTSTARAGDTVAWFRYHTRYDGWDFNLVNLTDAFGVINLAGPKAREVLSAITDADISNDAFPFAAYRELEVLEGIPVRAMRLGFVGELSYELHIPSSWMQAVWRALAEAGKPLGIANFGLEAQNILRMEKGHLIIGSESDQRTTLHDVGLGFLWDRGKPAAETVGAVALQQTENQKKRLKLTGFKMKDTATPPKDGSIIVDERIRGHVCIARYSHTLKEVVGMALVEDPLNAAGTEISIYEDECQGQLISATVMPMPFYDPEGVRLRS